The genomic window AAAATTACTGAAGATCTCTCAAATGTTGAATTTGACACAAGTGAAGATGTGGAAGTTATTCCAACCTTCGATTCTATGAACTTGAAAGATGAATTGTTACGAGGAATCTATACAtatggtaaaaataatttgtttctttttatattgGCATTGATCAAGATAATCATAagcaagatatttatttttgtcactTTTCAGGGTTCGAAAAGCCATCTGCAATTCAACAAAGAAGTATTCTGCCTATAGTTAAAGGCCGAGATGTTATTGCACAAGCACAGTCTGGTACAGGCAAAACAGCTACATTTTCTATCTCAATACTTCAATCATTGGACACCACATTACGTGAGACCCAAGTATTGATCCTTTCACCTACACGAGAGTTGGCTACCCagattcaaaaagttatattagCTCTAGGAGACTATATGAATGTGCAATGCCATGCTTGTATAGGTGGAACTAATTTGGGTGAAGATATTAGGAAGTTGGATTATGGACAGCATGTAGTCTCTGGAACCCCAGGAAGAGTCTTTGGTAATCcactttgtttataataatatagatttaaaaatgtatgaatgCTTACcctgtaattaattttcagaTATGATAAGAAGGCGTGTACTACGAACACGTTCTATTAAGATGCTTGTTCTTGATGAAGCTGATGAAATGTTAAACAAAGGATTTAAAGAACAGATTTATGATGTCTACCGTTATCTGCCTCCAGCAACTCAAGTTGTATTGATATCTGCTACATTGCCCCATGAAATTCTTGAAATGACTTCAAAGTTTATGACAGATCCTATCAGGATTTTGGTAAAACGGTATGTAATTATGTTTAGCTTTTAATAGGAAAAGCATTTCTGTCAATAACAATCCTTATAATAAAGCAAATACCATTCAATAATCTTATtagtaataagtaaatattaattgattttacaGTGATGAACTGACACTCGAAGGAATAAAACAGTTCTTTGTAGCGGTAGAACGTGAAGAATGGAAGTTTGACACATTGTGTGATTTATACGACACATTGACTATTACACAGGcagttatattttgtaacacAAAGAGGAAGGTGGATTGGTTGACACAAAAAATGCAGGAGGCTAACTTTACGGTTAGTTCAATGCATGGAGATATGCCTCAGAAGGAAAGAGACAACATTATGAAGGAATTTAGATCAGGGCAAAGGTAATTTTAGAATTAACTTAGTTTTTATACTTGTTGCTTGTGGTGAGACTCATACTTGATATATAgtatgatatttaaaattttgtgtaaaaaaatattcataaatatttgtattattacagCCGGGTTCTCATTACAACAGATGTCTGGGCAAGAGGAATAGATGTTCAACAAGTCTCATTGGTAATTAACTATGATTTGCCAAACAACCGTGAATTGTACATTCACAGAATTGGCAGATCAGGACGTTTTGGACGTAAAGGTGTTGCAATCAACTTTGTAAAATCTGATGATATCAGGATTTTAAGAGATATTGAACAATACTACTCAACCCAAATTGATGAGATGCCTATGAATGTggcagatttattttaatcttcttttaattattcattctaaatacaaataaatgtaatttaggTTATACCTTATTGTATGtttctaatataattcttactaaattattttagtgttatttaatattgcaaatcgaactactatttattataatgaaacagCCTGGTAATAgagacaaattatattttaataatatgtatattacactaaaattacaaatatcaCAATATAAAGTGATGTAAAATTAATGTCTCACAAATCTAAGTtacaataaaagttttaatggtcataatttatttatacttaaggTCTTATAATGccacttaaatctttaaagtGCATttctataacaataatatattataatagatatgaaggaaaaaattattgtacttATAGCTTCTCACATATTTCTAGGCAgctttttattaccttttaAAACATACACTTTAGTTTTCATTATCTAAatggaaaattataaaatttaaatatatcactAAAATTTTTggttaattaagtaaaaatataattaggcAATCCTGTGTTGTCCACTAGCATGAAATAAGGATTTAAAAGTAGCTCAGGTAATTTTACATGGTCTTAAACATCAAATTAGCAATTCATTCAATTAATACTATggtaataagtaattattgcataataattataaatcagTATCAATAGCTGCATATGAATTCCATCgcctgtaaataaatattgcaataGCACCTACAAGGAGAGCCACTATTATCTCCAACATTTGA from Pieris napi chromosome 12, ilPieNapi1.2, whole genome shotgun sequence includes these protein-coding regions:
- the LOC125054278 gene encoding eukaryotic initiation factor 4A-III; the encoded protein is MASSEVSFSRKITEDLSNVEFDTSEDVEVIPTFDSMNLKDELLRGIYTYGFEKPSAIQQRSILPIVKGRDVIAQAQSGTGKTATFSISILQSLDTTLRETQVLILSPTRELATQIQKVILALGDYMNVQCHACIGGTNLGEDIRKLDYGQHVVSGTPGRVFDMIRRRVLRTRSIKMLVLDEADEMLNKGFKEQIYDVYRYLPPATQVVLISATLPHEILEMTSKFMTDPIRILVKRDELTLEGIKQFFVAVEREEWKFDTLCDLYDTLTITQAVIFCNTKRKVDWLTQKMQEANFTVSSMHGDMPQKERDNIMKEFRSGQSRVLITTDVWARGIDVQQVSLVINYDLPNNRELYIHRIGRSGRFGRKGVAINFVKSDDIRILRDIEQYYSTQIDEMPMNVADLF